The proteins below are encoded in one region of Podarcis raffonei isolate rPodRaf1 chromosome 8, rPodRaf1.pri, whole genome shotgun sequence:
- the LOC128418884 gene encoding CYFIP-related Rac1 interactor A-like isoform X1: protein MGNLLKVLTYNELDQGPNFFLDFEHAQPTEAETAVWNQVNAVLEEAQTILAELQSYTGAGQEIREAIQNPSDLQLQEKAWNAVCPLVAKLKRFYEFSLRLENALRSLLEALTSPPYAPTQHLEREQALAKQFAEILHFTLSFDELKMTNPAIQNDFSYYRRTISRNRINNLQLDAESEVNNEMANRMSLFYAEATPMLKTLSNATTKFVSENKTLPIEDTTDCLSTMACVCRVMLETPEYRSRFTNTETLLFCMRVMVGVIILYDHVHPVGAFAKTSKIDMKGCIKVLKDQPSNSTEGLLNALRYTTRHLNDDTTSKQIRALLQ from the exons ATGGGGAACCTTCTTAAAGTGTTGACTTATAACGAGCTTGACCAAGGCCCTAATTTTTTCCTTGACTTTGAAC ATGCACAGCCCACAGAAGCCGAGACAGCTGTGTGGAACCAGGTGAACGCTGTCCTAGAGGAGGCACAGACCATTCTGGCGGAACTGCAGTCCTACACTGGAGCTGGGCAAGAGATCAGAGAG GCCATCCAAAACCCCAGTGACTTGCAGCTCCAAGAAAAGGCATGGAACGCCGTGTGTCCCCTTGTGGCAAAGCTGAAGCGTTTTTATGAGTTTTCCCTTAGACTTG AGAATGCCTTGCGGAGCTTGCTGGAAGCTCTCACCAGCCCACCTTACGCCCCGACTCAGCACCTGGAGAGGGAACAGGCTCTCGCCAAACAGTTTGCAGAAATCTTACACTTCACCCTCAGTTTTGACGAGCTCAAG ATGACCAACCCTGCCATCCAGAATGATTTTAGCTACTATAGAAGAACCATCAGTCGAAACCGGATCAACAACCTGCAG TTAGACGCTGAGAGTGAGGTGAACAACGAAATGGCCAACCGGATGTCCCTCTTCTACGCAGAGGCCACCCCAATGCTGAAGACTCTCAGCAATGCCACGACCAAATTTGTTTCAGAG AACAAAACTCTTCCCATTGAGGACACAACTGACTGTTTGAGCACCATGGCCTGTGTCTGCCGGGTGATGCTGGAAACGCC GGAATATCGGAGCCGCTTCACCAACACCGAAACTCTCCTTTTCTGCATGCGGGTGATGGTGGGGGTCATCATTCTTTATGACCATGTCCATCCTGTGGGGGCTTTCGCCAAGACCTCCAAAATTGAC ATGAAAGGATGTATCAAGGTCTTGAAAGACCAGCCTTCCAACAGCACAGAAGGCCTTCTGAATGCACTGAG gtACACCACCCGGCACCTCAATGATGACACCACATCCAAGCAGATCCGGGCCTTGCTGCAATGA
- the LOC128418884 gene encoding CYFIP-related Rac1 interactor A-like isoform X2 — MGNLIKVLGKDLENCPHFFLDFENAQPTEAETAVWNQVNAVLEEAQTILAELQSYTGAGQEIREAIQNPSDLQLQEKAWNAVCPLVAKLKRFYEFSLRLENALRSLLEALTSPPYAPTQHLEREQALAKQFAEILHFTLSFDELKMTNPAIQNDFSYYRRTISRNRINNLQLDAESEVNNEMANRMSLFYAEATPMLKTLSNATTKFVSENKTLPIEDTTDCLSTMACVCRVMLETPEYRSRFTNTETLLFCMRVMVGVIILYDHVHPVGAFAKTSKIDMKGCIKVLKDQPSNSTEGLLNALRYTTRHLNDDTTSKQIRALLQ, encoded by the exons ATGGGCAACCTGATAAAGGTATTGGGCAAAGATTTAGAAAACTGTCCTCATTTTTTCCTGGATTTTGAAA ATGCACAGCCCACAGAAGCCGAGACAGCTGTGTGGAACCAGGTGAACGCTGTCCTAGAGGAGGCACAGACCATTCTGGCGGAACTGCAGTCCTACACTGGAGCTGGGCAAGAGATCAGAGAG GCCATCCAAAACCCCAGTGACTTGCAGCTCCAAGAAAAGGCATGGAACGCCGTGTGTCCCCTTGTGGCAAAGCTGAAGCGTTTTTATGAGTTTTCCCTTAGACTTG AGAATGCCTTGCGGAGCTTGCTGGAAGCTCTCACCAGCCCACCTTACGCCCCGACTCAGCACCTGGAGAGGGAACAGGCTCTCGCCAAACAGTTTGCAGAAATCTTACACTTCACCCTCAGTTTTGACGAGCTCAAG ATGACCAACCCTGCCATCCAGAATGATTTTAGCTACTATAGAAGAACCATCAGTCGAAACCGGATCAACAACCTGCAG TTAGACGCTGAGAGTGAGGTGAACAACGAAATGGCCAACCGGATGTCCCTCTTCTACGCAGAGGCCACCCCAATGCTGAAGACTCTCAGCAATGCCACGACCAAATTTGTTTCAGAG AACAAAACTCTTCCCATTGAGGACACAACTGACTGTTTGAGCACCATGGCCTGTGTCTGCCGGGTGATGCTGGAAACGCC GGAATATCGGAGCCGCTTCACCAACACCGAAACTCTCCTTTTCTGCATGCGGGTGATGGTGGGGGTCATCATTCTTTATGACCATGTCCATCCTGTGGGGGCTTTCGCCAAGACCTCCAAAATTGAC ATGAAAGGATGTATCAAGGTCTTGAAAGACCAGCCTTCCAACAGCACAGAAGGCCTTCTGAATGCACTGAG gtACACCACCCGGCACCTCAATGATGACACCACATCCAAGCAGATCCGGGCCTTGCTGCAATGA